From the genome of Lineus longissimus chromosome 8, tnLinLong1.2, whole genome shotgun sequence, one region includes:
- the LOC135492441 gene encoding uncharacterized protein LOC135492441 — protein MMKLFLILGLAALGALAQDVKEVGFTLEGKDYRETVVDGVDTKFVVVPKQGAADHTIIMHDFEARLTVFKDFTSDRCIIMPLNREVTMARGIIFKDHTTTDENVPSENSIMLDVDEESIEDIEAEAGEKIAKFCRELPSFRAGVFEGESTPSPSLAPKRVRRGWLKKTWKKVKKHVKPVARVIVTRAIVGAVLGR, from the exons ATG ATGAAACTCTTCCTTATCCTCGGCCTTGCCGCCCTCGGCGCGCTTGCACAAGACGTCAAAGAAGTTGGATTCACACTGGAGGGGAAAGACTACAGGGAAACAGTGGTTGATGGGGTCGATACCAAGTTTGTGGTCGTTCCCAAGCAAGGCGCTGCCGATCACACTATCATCATGCACGACTTCGAAGCG AGGCTGACGGTTTTTAAAGACTTCACCTCCGACCGCTGTATCATCATGCCCTTGAACAGAGAGGTCACCATGGCCCGAGGTATCATCTTCAAGGACCACACAACCACAGATGAG AACGTTCCATCTGAAAATAGCATCATGTTGGACGTGGATGAGGAGAGCATAGAAGACATCGAGGCTGAAGCTGGCGAGAAGATAGCCAAGTTCTGCCGAGAACTTCCTTCGTTCAGGGCCGGGGTCTTCGAGGGGGAGAGCACGCCCAGCCCAAGTTTGGCCCCGAAGCGGGTCAGGCGCGGCTGGTTGAAGAAGACGTGGAAGAAAGTGAAGAAACACGTGAAGCCGGTCGCAAGGGTCATTGTTACTCGCGCCATCGTGGGAGCCGTGCTTGGCCGCTAA
- the LOC135492428 gene encoding leucine-rich repeat-containing protein 72-like: MAASERVIADQLEANKVKRDDDVIELYISNKELNDVSDLSRFKNLQRLWLSGNKLRRIKCLQTNFRITELYLQNNQLVEITGALHHLDNLQTLMLHNNQLTKLERVIKELNKMQDLKVLNLFNNPVAQESEYRLYTIHHIPSLELLDRHEVLTSERVRAKKLYDQVNESVRDTIAFGRRTAGDPGIFYPSNAEKLELTKPEDWEVGNNFYRNHPPFENPEDAVNTRLLKKSVMQYSSLDWSKVPRSDERRMSDQAFGTPQIVTVKFR; this comes from the exons ATGGCGGCTTCTGAACGA GTTATTGCGGATCAGTTAGAAGCTAATAAAGTCAAGAGAGATGACGATGTTATTGAATTGTACATATCAAACAA GGAGCTCAATGATGTCAGCGATTTGTCTCGATTCAAGAATTTACAAAGGCTTTGGTTGAGTGGAAATAAG CTGCGTCGAATCAAATGTCTTCAGACGAATTTCCGAATCACGGAGCTGTATCTGCAGAACAATCAACTCGTGGAGATTACCGGTGCACTGCATCACCTCGACAACCTCCAGACTCTTATGCTCCATAACAATCAACTAACGAAGCTGGAACGAGTTATCAAAGAATTGAATAAGATGCAGGACCTTAAAGTGTTAA accTGTTTAACAACCCTGTTGCCCAGGAATCTGAGTATCGCCTGTACACCATCCATCACATCCCATCACTAGAATTATTAGACAGACATG AGGTGCTCACATCAGAACGGGTCCGAGCGAAGAAACTATACGACCAAGTAAACGAATCGGTGAGAGATACCATAGCATTTGGTCGGAGGACGGCTGGTGACCCAGGCATATTCTACCCTTCCAACGCAGAGAAACTCGAGCTCACGAAACCAGAAGACTGGGAGGTTGGGAACAACTTTTATCGTAATCA CCCTCCATTTGAGAACCCTGAAGACGCAGTCAATACCCGCCTTTTAAAGAAGTCTGTGATGCAATATTCGTCccttgattggtccaaggtgccGAGGTCTGACGAGAGAAGGATGTCGGACCAGGCCTTCGGGACGCCGCAAATTGTCACTGTCAAATTTCGGTGA
- the LOC135493009 gene encoding transcriptional activator Myb-like → MSRYTTIRSPNRFRVGSYRTDESDTDDADAECDEPVDHDFQMLPIRGKKFINKGRWTKEEDDRLKRVVDSHHTDWKRVSGFFPDRTEGQCQHRWHKVLNPELVKGPWTKEEDEKVLQLVQQYGPKRWTLISKHLKGRTGKQCRERWHNHLNPDIKKSAWTEDEDRLIYQLHKKLGNRWAEIAKYLPGRTDNAIKNHWNSTMRRKFENEEEVQRRTQQSQAFTSGYNNTPNFNGLQPVRLFQNRHYPLNHSQGNTVILQNGNSHIIGTIADAPQRTYNQPTYNMYNQQWSRPASTVPVMVQRTEPQAASPKKSLMMDPEGLLSPLKCIPDLADIIADGSNFGEMTTLDLINGTSATTGVTPIKFTTLKKGGSSSYRFDGNAVSALKDSKSGGGLISITSSPVTNRLSTPPILRKSKRKRTVSFQVQQKHSHSNTENQPPAAESHNQDDIVKSEPGVKIKKEPMTPTKTPIKDLPFSPSQFLNEPFGEKLTSTPVCKNLLTTTPVRNGPFTSGNIDTPTLSLPDSTSKTTRFRTPKVKRSILDATPRTPTPFKNALAEMEKKSGPLTCSILATNELVEDLNEVIKEDTAHYHEPGIAPLPREDLHRRKTNKENMTPTKKARKSLDQKWSTPGDMHLFGGGDSLMLMPETPSKSLLGESSLVFSPPSIIKDLQDENLSLNDAFTLPHSSHKTPSGLRPQKIRFAETPSKDFPRLNFGYEMVACGKTQDQLELTEQARMWMSTIRPRTLIL, encoded by the exons ATGTCACGATATACCACGATAAG AAGTCCAAATCGCTTTCGAGTCGGGAGTTACCGCACAGATGAAAGCGACACTGATGATGCCGATGCTGAATGTGATGAACCTGTTGATCATGATTTCCAGATGCTGCCGATCCGTGGCAAGAAATTCATCAACAAGGGCCGATGGACAAAGGAAGAG gaTGATAGGTTGAAGAGAGTTGTTGACTCGCATCACACAGATTGGAAACGTGTTTCAGGCTTCTTCCCTGACAGAACTGAGGGCCAGTGCCAGCATAGATGGCATAAAGTCCTCAATCCTGAATTAGTGAAGGGCCCCTGGACGAAAGAG GAGGATGAGAAAGTCCTTCAGTTAGTTCAGCAGTACGGACCGAAAAGATGGACGCTCATCTCGAAGCATCTGAAGGGCCGCACAGGCAAACAGTGCCGGGAAAGATGGCACAATCATTTGAATCCGGACATCAAGAAGTCAGCGTGGACCGAGGATGAGGACAGATTGATTTATCAGCTTCATAAGAAGCTTGGGAATCGTTGGGCAGAGATTGCCAAGTATCTGCCTGGAAG AACCGACAATGCCATAAAGAACCACTGGAATTCCACAATGCGgcgcaaatttgaaaatgaagagGAGGTCCAGCGCCGTACGCAGCAGAGTCAAGCATTTaccagcggctacaataacacaccGAACTTCAACGGACTACAGCCTGTACGGCTGTTTCAGAATCGCCATTATCCGTTGAATCACTCGCAGGGCAATACTGTGATATTGCAGAACGGCAACAGTCATATCATTGGTACTATTGCGGATG CTCCACAGCGCACATACAATCAACCTACATATAACATGTACAACCAGCAGTGGAGCCGACCGGCAAGTACCGTTCCTGTGATGGTCCAGCGGACGGAACCACAGGCTGCGTCGCCGAAGAAGTCTCTGATGATGGATCCGGAAGGTCTCCTCTCACCGCTGAA GTGCATCCCAGACTTGGCAGACATCATCGCAGATGGCAGCAACTTTGGTGAGATGACCACGCTTGATCTCATCAACGGCACGAGCGCAACCACTGGTGTCACACCCATCAAGTTCACTACCTTGAAGAAAGGTGGCAGCAGCT CATATCGATTCGATGGGAATGCAGTGTCGGCTCTGAAAGACTCAAAATCCGGCGGAGGACTCATCTCGATCACATCGTCGCCGGTCACAAATCGTCTCAGTACGCCACCTATACTCCGAAAGAGTAAGCGTAAGAGAACGGTATCCTTCCAGGTGCAACAA AAACACAGTCACAGCAACACTGAGAACCAGCCACCAGCCGCCGAGTCACATAATCAGGATGACATCGTCAAATCGGAGCCCGGCGTGAAGATTAAGAAAGAGCCAATGACACCTACGAAAACGCCCATCAAGGATTTACCTTTCTCACCATCACAG TTCCTGAATGAGCCGTTTGGTGAGAAGTTGACGTCTACCCCGGTGTGTAAGAATCTGCTGACGACCACGCCAGTGCGCAATGGCCCTTTTACCAGCGGCAACATTGATACACCAACGCTCAGCCTCCCAGATAG cacCTCAAAGACGACCCGCTTCCGCACCCCAAAGGTGAAGCGATCGATTCTAGATGCAACGCCGCGAACTCCTACACCGTTCAAAAATGCTCTCGCCGAAATGGAAAAGAAGAGCGGCCCGTTGACATGCAGTATACTG GCCACCAATGAACTTGTCGAGGACTTGAATGAGGTGATTAAGGAAGATACAGCTCACTATCACGAGCCCGGTATTGCCCCGTTGCCGCGCGAGGATCtccacaggagaaaaaccaacAAAGAG AATATGACACCGACCAAGAAGGCGAGAAAGTCTTTGGATCAGAAGTGGTCAACCCCTGGAGACATGCATCTGTTTGGTGGAGGCGACtcgctgatgttgatgccagaAACACCG AGCAAGTCGCTGCTGGGTGAATCAAGCCTCGTGTTCTCGCCGCCGTCGATCATCAAAGACCTACAGGACGAAAACCTCTCCTTGAACGATGCGTTCACGCTGCCTCATTCATCGCACAAGACGCCGAGCGGTTTGAGACCGCAGAAGATTCGCTTCGCTGAAACGCCCAGTAAAGATTTCCCCAGG TTAAACTTCGGATACGAAATGGTCGCATGTGGGAAGACACAGGACCAACTCGAGTTAACAGAACAAGCTCGGATGTGGATGAGCACAATTCGACCCAGGACCTTGATACTGTAA